The following proteins are co-located in the bacterium genome:
- a CDS encoding dihydropteroate synthase: MEIIGERINTSRKHINKAVSERDKEYIQEQARMQDKAGADYIDVNAGTSVSGEVGDIEWLVDIVQEVTDKPLCIDSANPKAIEAALKRNKNEVPIVNSITGEKNRIDSILPLVKEYNTKVVALTMDDSGMPDNLEKRVDVARKLRDKLMSEGISLDRVYFDTLIRPISTNPEQVSYVLQAVSIIMKELKGAHTICGLSNVSFGLPKRNHINRTFLSLMINAGLDTAIIDPTEPNMVSTIYATQALIGKDNFCMEYITADRAGKLG, encoded by the coding sequence ATGGAAATTATTGGTGAAAGAATTAATACAAGCAGAAAGCATATTAACAAGGCTGTCAGCGAAAGGGATAAGGAGTATATTCAGGAGCAGGCCAGAATGCAGGATAAGGCAGGTGCTGATTATATAGATGTTAATGCGGGAACCAGTGTATCAGGAGAAGTAGGGGACATTGAATGGCTTGTGGACATTGTGCAGGAAGTTACAGATAAACCATTGTGCATTGATAGTGCCAATCCTAAGGCTATTGAAGCTGCGCTTAAAAGGAATAAGAACGAAGTTCCTATTGTTAATTCTATAACAGGAGAAAAGAATAGAATTGATAGTATTTTGCCATTGGTTAAGGAATATAATACCAAGGTAGTGGCTCTTACTATGGATGATTCAGGAATGCCTGATAATCTTGAAAAAAGGGTTGACGTAGCAAGGAAGTTGCGAGATAAATTAATGTCTGAAGGCATATCTCTGGACAGAGTTTATTTTGATACATTAATAAGGCCAATAAGCACAAATCCTGAGCAGGTAAGTTATGTGCTTCAGGCAGTGAGCATTATAATGAAGGAATTAAAAGGAGCGCATACTATATGCGGTCTTAGCAATGTATCCTTTGGCCTGCCTAAAAGGAACCATATTAACAGGACTTTTTTAAGCTTGATGATCAATGCTGGGCTTGATACTGCAATTATTGATCCTACAGAACCAAACATGGTCTCAACAATTTATGCAACTCAGGCGTTAATCGGCAAAGATAATTTTTGTATGGAGTATATAACAGCAGATAGAGCAGGGAAGTTGGGATAG
- a CDS encoding HAD-IB family phosphatase: MKYKLIIFDIDGTITEHISSWRYIHERLKLWDTLAFRYQKQFLAGKLSYRKFCELDAAHWKGLSEEKIREIFHELPYASNVPSCIKRLKQRGFKIAAISTGLQYMAERTKKELRFDYVLSNRLVSRKGILTGGVKININHGEKGKISRQIMKKFCVKPHEVISVGDSAGDIPLAKSSGYSMAFNSSDEAFLDIVDYKCKTKDFEEVFDQIVFISGITHVIRKNIAGYML; this comes from the coding sequence TTCGTGGAGATATATCCATGAAAGGCTTAAATTATGGGATACGCTTGCCTTCCGGTATCAGAAACAGTTTCTGGCCGGCAAGTTAAGTTACCGGAAATTCTGTGAACTTGACGCGGCTCATTGGAAAGGGCTGTCAGAAGAAAAAATCAGGGAAATTTTTCATGAACTCCCTTACGCTAGTAATGTTCCATCCTGTATAAAACGGCTTAAACAGAGAGGGTTTAAGATAGCTGCTATTTCTACGGGGCTTCAGTATATGGCCGAAAGGACAAAAAAAGAGTTAAGGTTTGATTATGTTTTATCTAACCGGCTTGTTTCCCGAAAAGGCATTCTAACCGGCGGAGTTAAAATAAACATAAACCATGGGGAGAAAGGTAAAATTTCAAGACAGATAATGAAAAAATTCTGTGTCAAACCACACGAGGTTATAAGTGTAGGGGACAGCGCCGGAGACATACCCTTGGCTAAATCCAGCGGATATTCTATGGCGTTTAATTCGTCTGATGAAGCGTTTTTAGATATAGTCGACTATAAATGCAAGACAAAAGATTTTGAGGAGGTCTTTGACCAGATAGTATTTATTTCTGGCATAACGCACGTAATCAGAAAAAATATTGCTGGATACATGCTTTGA